One segment of Cololabis saira isolate AMF1-May2022 chromosome 9, fColSai1.1, whole genome shotgun sequence DNA contains the following:
- the LOC133451520 gene encoding ral guanine nucleotide dissociation stimulator-like isoform X1: MVHFLGMQPEERGVKPAQLLQMFDSSWRVRSIWDGVKLEVVEHRSPVVLHSFTQLDPDLPLLESSTQEIGEEAEEDAIFTITLRKVQLHQSASKGQRWLGVETDSALSLYETCKVRTIKAGTLERLVEYMVTAFRGKDSTYVTIFLCTYRSFASTKQVLDLLLNRYAKLQNVPAATAHRVSQDDCIELRNTVSSILGAWLDQYSEDFWSPPNYECLHQLLSYLHLHFPGSDLERRARNLLAHFHRRQQCEPDPDGEHLGCPFATQEESGFEDELPAFSFLSFDPIMVAEQFTLMDADLFKKVVPYHCLGGIWSQRDKKGKEHLAPTIRATVAQFNSVTNCVITTCLSNPTLKPNQRARLLERWIDVARECRILKNFSSLRAILSALQCNAIHRLKRTWEEVSRESFRTFRELSEIFSDDNNYSLSRELLVKEGTSKFATLEINPKRATRRHQQQRDLGVMQGTIPYLGTFLTDLVMMDTAMKDYTEGGLINFEKRRKEFEVIAQIKLLQLASNNYSFTQDSHFREWFAGVEKLSEAESYNLSCEIEPLSESASNTLRAKKNGGIMKRWSDRQLTEASCSSAGSHSKSFDHSQYRPYQGGGGDSGDALSVTSVSSSGSDLEDVNASFLSDSPEAHERHERHERHERKTSTPSVKLTVSALGREAPAADTTSTLEGPPGRRVSVTASPPQFWECTSLSSLDTSGMGSSSGSASGSSSASSSSVSSSTPLSASRSHKRSVSAVSNYSTLSLPLYNQQVDDCCIIRVSLDVENGNMYKSILVTSQDKTPAVIRKAMIKHNLDREKAEDYELMQKISEDKELRIPDNANVFYAMNSTANYDFVLKKRGLARPVRAKNVASSTLPRMKQKGLKIAKGIF; encoded by the exons AGCTCAACGCAGGAGATTGGCGAGGAGGCCGAGGAAGATGCCATCTTCACCATCACGCTGAGGAAGGTGCAGCTTCACCAGTCGGCCAGCAAGGGGCAGCGATGGCTGGGCGTGGAGACGGACTCGGCCCTGAGCCTCTACGAGACCTGCAAGGTGCGCACCATCAAGGCCGGCACGCTGGAGAGGCTGGTGGAGTACATGGTGACGGCCTTCAGGGGCAAGGACTCCACCTACGTCACCATCTTCCTCTGCACCTACCGGTCGTTCGCTTCCACCAAGCAGGTGCTGGATCTCCTGCTCAACAG gtaTGCCAAGCTTCAAAATGTGCCTGCAGCCACTGCACACCGAGTGTCCCAGGATGACTGCATAGAGCTGAGAAA taCGGTTTCATCCATCCTGGGCGCGTGGCTGGACCAGTACTCTGAGGACTTCTGGAGCCCCCCGAACTACGAATGTCTGCACCAGCTCCTGTCCTACCTTCACCTCCACTTCCCCGGCTCGGACCTGGAGCGCCGCGCCCGCAACCTCCTGGCCCACTTCCACCGGCGACAGCAGTGTGAGCCTGATCCTGATG GGGAGCACCTCGGCTGCCCTTTTGCTACGCAGGAAGAGAGCGGGTTCGAGGACGAGCTTCCTGCTTTTAGTTTCCTGTCGTTCGACCCCATCATGGTGGCAGAGCAGTTCACACTCATGGACGCG GATCTGTTCAAGAAGGTGGTTCCCTACCACTGCCTGGGCGGGATCTGGTCTCAGCGGGACAAGAAGGGAAAGGAGCACTTGGCTCCAACCATCAGAGCCACCGTGGCCCAGTTCAACTCCGTCACCAACTGTGTCATCACCACCTGCCTGAGCAACCCCACACTGAAGCCCAACCAGCGGGCCCGACTGCTGGAGAGGTGGATAGACGTGGCCCGG GAGTGTCGAATCCTGAAGAACTTCTCCTCCCTGCGGGCCATCCTGTCGGCGCTGCAGTGCAACGCCATACACCGCCTGAAGAGGACCTGGGAGGAGGTGTCACG GGAAAGTTTCCGAACCTTCCGCGAGCTGTCCGAGATCTTCTCCGACGACAACAACTACTCCCTCAGCCGAGAGCTGCTGGTGAAG GAAGGCACCTCCAAGTTTGCGACGCTGGAAATCAACCCCAAACGAGCTACGAGGAGGCACCAGCAGCAGAGAGACCTG GGTGTGATGCAGGGGACGATTCCTTACCTGGGCACCTTCCTGACGGACCTGGTGATGATGGACACTGCCATGAAGGACTACACTGAG GGCGGTCTGATCAACTTCGAGAAGAGAAGAAAG GAGTTTGAGGTCATTGCCCAGATCAAGCTGCTGCAGCTGGCCTCCAACAACTACAGTTTCACTCAGGACAGCCACTTCAGAGAGTGGTTCGCCGGCGTGGAGAAGCTCAGTGAAGCGGAGAG CTACAACCTGTCCTGCGAGATCGAGCCTCTGTCGGAGTCGGCCAGCAACACGCTCAGAGCCAAGAAGAACGGGGGAATCATGAAACGCTGGAGCGA CCGCCAGTTGACGGAGgccagctgcagcagcgccgGCTCTCACTCCAAGTCCTTCGACCACTCGCAGTACCGACCATACCAGGGCGGCGGGGGGGACAGCGGGGACGCCCTCAGCGTCACCTCCGTCAGCTCCAGCGGCTCGGACCTGGAGGACGTGAACGCCAGCTTCCTGTCAGACTCACCGGAGGCGCACGAGAGACACGAGAGACACGAAAGACACGAGAGAAAG ACGTCGACTCCTTCTGTGAAACTCACCGTCTCTGCTTTGGGGAGAGAAGCTCCGGCGGCAGATACGACCTCAACG CTCGAAGGTCCGCCGGGTCGCCGTGTTTCAGTAAccgcctctcctcctcagtTCTGGGAGTGCACCTCTCTTTCGTCTCTGGACACATCGGGGATGGGCTCCAGCTCCGGCTCGGCCTCGGGCTCCAGCAGCGCCTCgtcctcctccgtctcctcctccaCCCCACTCTCAGCCTCCCGCTCCCACAAACGCTCAGTGTCGGCCGTGTCCAACTACTCCACCCTGTCGCTGCCGCTCTACAACCAGCAGGTGGACGACTGCTGCATCATCCGGGTCAGCCTGGACGTGGAGAACGGCAACATGTACAAGAGCATCCTG GTGACGAGTCAAGACAAAACTCCGGCGGTCATCAGGAAAGCCATGATCAAACACAACCTGGACCGGGAGAAGGCCGAGGACTACGAGCTGATGCAGAAGATCTCCGAGGACAAAG AGCTCCGCATCCCGGACAACGCCAACGTCTTCTACGCCATGAACTCCACTGCCAACTACGACTTTGTGCTGAAGAAGCGCGGCCTGGCCCGGCCGGTGCGGGCCAAGAACGTGGCCAGCTCCACGCTGCCGCGCATGAAGCAGAAGGGACTGAAAATCGCCAAAGGGATCTTCTGA